From the Streptomyces syringium genome, one window contains:
- the glmS gene encoding glutamine--fructose-6-phosphate transaminase (isomerizing) has protein sequence MCGIVGYVGGQCALDVVLAGLKRLEYRGYDSAGVAVLADGGLAAAKKAGKLANLEKELAERPLPSGPTGIGHTRWATHGGPTDANAHPHLDNAGRVAVVHNGIIENFAGLRAELAERGHTLGSETDTEVVAHLLAEAFSSCGDLAESMRQVCRRLEGAFTLVAVHADDPDVVVGARRNSPLVVGVGDGEHFLASDVAAFIAHTREAIELGQDQVVELRRDGVTVTDFDGAPADVRAYHVDWDASAAEKGGYDYFMLKEIAEQPKAVADTLLGRIDASGALLLDEVRIPASVLREVDKVVIVACGTAYHAGMIAKYAIEHWTRVPCETELASEFRYRDPILDQRTLVIAISQSGETMDTLMALRHAREQGAKVLAICNTNGSTIPRESDAVLYTHAGPEVAVASTKAFLTQLVACYLVALYLGQVRGTKWGDEIVSVVHELSAIATQVEEVLETMEPVRELARSLADKNTVLFLGRHVGYPVALEGALKLKELAYMHAEGFAAGELKHGPIALIEDDLPVVVVVPSPRGRSVLHDKIVSNIQEIRARGARTIVIAERGDEAVRPYADHLIEIPATPVLLQPLVATVPLQVFACELATARGNEVDQPRNLAKSVTVE, from the coding sequence ATGTGCGGAATCGTTGGCTATGTGGGAGGGCAGTGCGCCCTCGACGTCGTATTGGCGGGCCTGAAGCGCCTGGAGTACCGCGGCTATGACTCGGCCGGGGTCGCGGTGCTGGCCGACGGCGGTCTCGCCGCCGCGAAGAAGGCGGGCAAGCTCGCCAATCTGGAGAAGGAGCTGGCCGAGCGGCCGCTGCCGTCCGGCCCGACCGGCATCGGCCACACCCGGTGGGCCACCCACGGCGGTCCCACCGACGCCAACGCCCACCCGCACCTGGACAACGCCGGGCGCGTCGCGGTGGTCCACAACGGCATCATCGAGAACTTCGCCGGGCTCCGTGCCGAGCTGGCAGAGCGCGGCCACACCCTGGGCTCCGAGACCGACACCGAGGTCGTCGCCCACCTGCTCGCCGAGGCCTTCTCCTCCTGCGGCGACCTCGCCGAGTCCATGCGGCAGGTGTGCCGCCGCCTGGAGGGCGCCTTCACGCTCGTCGCGGTGCACGCCGACGACCCGGACGTGGTCGTCGGCGCCCGTCGCAATTCGCCCCTGGTCGTCGGCGTCGGTGACGGCGAGCACTTCCTCGCCTCCGACGTCGCCGCCTTCATCGCCCACACCCGCGAGGCGATCGAGCTCGGCCAGGACCAGGTCGTGGAGCTGCGCCGGGACGGCGTGACCGTCACGGACTTCGACGGCGCCCCCGCGGACGTCCGGGCGTACCACGTGGACTGGGACGCCTCCGCCGCCGAGAAGGGCGGCTACGACTACTTCATGCTGAAGGAGATCGCCGAGCAGCCGAAGGCGGTCGCGGACACGCTGCTGGGCCGGATCGACGCGTCCGGCGCGCTGCTGCTGGACGAGGTCCGCATCCCCGCGTCCGTACTGCGCGAGGTCGACAAGGTCGTCATCGTGGCGTGCGGCACGGCGTACCACGCGGGCATGATCGCCAAGTACGCCATCGAGCACTGGACGCGCGTCCCCTGCGAGACGGAGCTGGCGAGCGAGTTCCGCTACCGCGACCCGATCCTGGACCAACGCACGCTGGTGATCGCCATCAGCCAGTCCGGCGAGACGATGGACACCCTGATGGCCCTGCGGCACGCCCGGGAACAGGGCGCGAAGGTCCTCGCGATCTGCAACACGAACGGCTCGACGATCCCCCGCGAGTCCGACGCCGTGCTCTACACCCACGCGGGCCCGGAAGTCGCCGTCGCGTCCACAAAGGCGTTCCTGACGCAGCTGGTGGCCTGCTACCTCGTCGCCCTCTACCTGGGCCAGGTGCGCGGCACCAAGTGGGGCGACGAGATCGTCTCCGTCGTCCACGAGCTGTCGGCCATCGCCACCCAGGTGGAGGAGGTCCTGGAGACCATGGAGCCGGTCCGCGAGCTGGCCCGCTCCCTGGCCGACAAGAACACGGTGCTCTTCCTCGGCCGGCACGTCGGCTACCCGGTCGCCCTGGAAGGCGCCCTGAAGCTCAAGGAGCTCGCCTACATGCACGCCGAGGGCTTCGCGGCGGGCGAGCTGAAGCACGGGCCCATCGCCCTGATCGAGGACGACCTGCCGGTGGTCGTGGTCGTCCCGTCCCCCCGCGGCCGGTCGGTCCTCCACGACAAGATCGTCTCGAACATCCAGGAGATCAGGGCCCGGGGCGCCCGTACGATCGTCATCGCCGAGCGCGGTGACGAGGCGGTACGCCCGTACGCCGACCACCTCATCGAGATCCCGGCCACGCCGGTGCTGCTGCAACCGCTGGTCGCGACGGTCCCCTTGCAGGTCTTCGCCTGCGAGCTGGCCACGGCCCGGGGCAACGAGGTCGACCAGCCGCGCAACCTGGCCAAGTCGGTGACGGTCGAATGA
- the coaA gene encoding type I pantothenate kinase — MPTTTEQPQQRRRADSSPYVDLTRAEWSALRENTPLPLTAEEVERLRGLGDVIDLDEVRDVYLPLSRLLNLYVGATSELRGALNTFLGDVGGGHGSQPGTPFVIGVAGSVAVGKSTTARLLQALLARWPEHPRVELVTTDGFLLPNAELQRRGLMSRKGFPESYDRRALTRFVADVKAGKAEVTAPVYSHLIYDIVPDERLTVHRPDILIIEGLNVLQPALPGSDGRTRVGLADFFDFSVYVDARADDIERWYYERFRKLRATAFQDPDSYFRRYTQVSEEEALDYARRNWRTINKPNLLENVAPTRGRSNLILRKGPDHKVQRLSLRKL; from the coding sequence GTGCCGACCACCACAGAGCAGCCGCAGCAACGACGCCGCGCCGACTCCTCCCCGTACGTGGATCTGACCCGTGCGGAGTGGAGCGCCCTGCGCGAGAACACCCCGCTGCCGCTGACCGCCGAGGAGGTCGAGCGGCTGCGCGGGCTCGGCGACGTCATCGACCTGGACGAGGTCCGGGACGTCTACCTCCCGCTCTCCCGGCTGCTCAACCTCTACGTCGGAGCGACCAGCGAGCTGCGCGGCGCCCTGAACACCTTCCTGGGCGACGTGGGCGGCGGCCACGGCTCCCAGCCGGGCACGCCCTTCGTCATAGGCGTCGCGGGCAGCGTCGCGGTCGGCAAGTCGACCACCGCCCGACTGCTCCAGGCGCTGCTGGCCCGCTGGCCCGAGCACCCGCGCGTCGAGCTGGTCACCACGGACGGCTTCCTGCTGCCCAACGCCGAGCTCCAGCGGCGCGGCCTGATGTCCCGCAAGGGCTTCCCCGAGTCCTACGACCGGCGCGCCCTGACCCGCTTCGTCGCGGACGTGAAGGCCGGCAAGGCGGAAGTGACCGCCCCGGTCTACTCCCACCTGATCTACGACATCGTGCCCGACGAGCGGCTGACCGTGCACCGCCCGGACATCCTGATCATCGAGGGCCTCAACGTCCTCCAGCCGGCGCTGCCCGGCAGCGACGGCCGCACCCGCGTCGGGCTGGCCGACTTCTTCGACTTCAGCGTGTACGTCGACGCGCGGGCCGACGACATCGAGCGCTGGTACTACGAGCGCTTCCGGAAGCTGCGCGCGACGGCCTTCCAGGACCCCGACTCGTACTTCCGCAGGTACACCCAGGTCTCCGAGGAGGAGGCCCTGGACTACGCCCGGCGGAACTGGCGCACCATCAACAAGCCGAACCTGCTGGAGAATGTGGCTCCCACCCGCGGACGGTCGAACCTGATCCTCCGCAAGGGGCCCGACCACAAGGTGCAGCGGCTCTCTCTGCGGAAACTCTAG
- a CDS encoding DUF389 domain-containing protein, whose translation MLHLRMITPPDRTDEIVELLERTIGVTHVAVLAKAARHPRGDIVLCDVAREAADGLLARLRATGLPDVGSISVDDVGLMLSRRAEEAEEEAPGDGADAVVWESLVEETHEESTLSITFLAFLTVATMLAACGVIMDSAILIVGAMAVGPEFGPLAGLCTAIVRRAPRLAWRSVLALLVGFPVAMVLTGGFSLLMDWVGLFHEAKFLADRPQTSFIWQPDAFSFVVAFLAGIAGILSLTSAKSGALIGVAISVTTVPAAANAAVALSYGDWSETRGSAVQLALNLLGIIMAGTLTLVAQRLFWANQRRRSVAK comes from the coding sequence ATGCTGCATCTGCGGATGATCACCCCGCCCGACCGCACCGACGAGATCGTCGAGCTGCTGGAGCGGACCATCGGCGTCACCCATGTGGCCGTACTCGCCAAGGCGGCCCGTCATCCGCGGGGCGACATCGTGCTGTGCGACGTGGCCCGCGAGGCCGCCGACGGGCTGCTGGCCCGGCTGCGGGCGACCGGGCTGCCGGACGTCGGCTCGATCTCGGTCGACGACGTGGGGCTGATGCTCTCCCGGCGCGCGGAGGAGGCCGAGGAGGAGGCGCCCGGCGACGGCGCGGACGCGGTGGTCTGGGAGTCGCTGGTCGAGGAGACGCACGAGGAGTCGACGCTCAGCATCACCTTCCTGGCGTTCCTGACCGTCGCGACGATGCTCGCCGCCTGCGGCGTGATCATGGACAGCGCGATCCTGATCGTGGGCGCGATGGCGGTCGGCCCGGAGTTCGGCCCGCTGGCCGGGCTCTGCACGGCGATCGTCCGGCGGGCGCCCCGCCTCGCCTGGCGCTCGGTGCTGGCGCTGCTGGTGGGCTTCCCCGTGGCGATGGTGCTGACCGGCGGCTTCAGCCTGCTGATGGACTGGGTCGGGCTCTTCCACGAGGCGAAGTTCCTCGCGGACCGCCCGCAGACCTCGTTCATCTGGCAGCCGGACGCCTTCTCCTTCGTGGTGGCGTTCCTGGCCGGTATCGCCGGGATACTGTCGCTGACCTCGGCGAAGTCGGGCGCGCTGATCGGCGTGGCGATCTCGGTGACGACCGTCCCCGCCGCGGCCAACGCCGCCGTCGCCCTGTCCTACGGCGACTGGTCGGAGACCCGTGGCTCGGCGGTGCAGCTGGCGCTGAACCTGCTGGGGATCATCATGGCGGGGACGTTGACGCTGGTCGCTCAGCGGTTGTTCTGGGCGAATCAGCGGCGGCGCTCCGTGGCGAAATGA
- the glmM gene encoding phosphoglucosamine mutase, whose translation MGRLFGTDGVRGVANADLTAELALGLSVAAAHVLAEAGTFEGHRPVAVVGRDPRASGEFLEAAVVAGLASAGVDVLRVGVLPTPAVAYLTGALGADLGVMLSASHNAMPDNGIKFFARGGHKLADELEDRIERTYRAHASGEPWDRPTGAGVGRVREYDQGFDNYVAHLIGVLPNRLDGLKVVIDGAHGAASRVSPEAFARAGAEVITIGTDPDGLNINHECGSTHLGKLRAAVVEHGADLGVAHDGDADRCLAVDGTGAEVDGDQILAVLALAMREAGTLRKNTVVATVMSNLGFKLAMEREGVDLVQTSVGDRYVLEEMKANGFALGGEQSGHVIVLDHATTGDGTLTGLMLAARVAATGRSLAELAGVMERLPQILINVRDVDKSRVGSSPELAAAVNDAERELGATGRVLLRSSGTEPLVRVMVEAADIEQARKVAQSLADVVKSALG comes from the coding sequence GTGGGACGACTCTTCGGTACGGACGGTGTGCGCGGTGTCGCCAACGCCGACCTGACGGCGGAGCTGGCGCTCGGCCTGTCGGTCGCCGCGGCGCATGTGCTCGCCGAGGCGGGCACGTTCGAGGGCCATCGGCCGGTGGCCGTGGTCGGCCGTGATCCGCGCGCGTCCGGGGAGTTCCTGGAGGCCGCCGTGGTGGCCGGGCTCGCCAGCGCGGGCGTCGACGTCCTGCGGGTGGGCGTGCTGCCCACGCCGGCCGTCGCCTATCTGACCGGCGCGCTCGGCGCCGACCTCGGCGTGATGCTCTCCGCCAGCCACAACGCCATGCCCGACAACGGCATCAAGTTCTTCGCCCGCGGCGGCCACAAGCTCGCCGACGAGCTGGAGGATCGCATCGAGCGGACCTACCGCGCGCACGCCTCCGGCGAGCCCTGGGACCGCCCCACCGGTGCCGGCGTCGGCCGCGTCCGCGAGTACGACCAGGGCTTCGACAATTACGTCGCGCACCTGATCGGCGTGCTGCCCAACCGCCTGGACGGCCTCAAGGTCGTCATCGACGGCGCCCACGGTGCCGCCTCCCGCGTCTCCCCCGAGGCCTTCGCGCGCGCCGGCGCCGAGGTGATCACCATCGGTACCGACCCCGACGGCCTCAACATCAACCACGAGTGCGGCTCCACGCACCTGGGCAAGCTGCGCGCCGCCGTCGTCGAGCACGGCGCCGACCTGGGCGTGGCCCACGACGGTGACGCCGACCGCTGCCTCGCGGTCGACGGGACCGGCGCGGAGGTCGACGGCGACCAGATCCTCGCCGTGCTCGCCCTCGCCATGCGCGAGGCCGGGACGCTGCGGAAGAACACCGTGGTCGCCACCGTCATGTCCAACCTGGGCTTCAAGCTGGCCATGGAGCGCGAGGGCGTCGACCTCGTCCAGACCTCCGTCGGTGACCGGTACGTCCTGGAGGAGATGAAGGCGAACGGCTTCGCCCTGGGCGGCGAGCAGTCCGGCCACGTCATCGTCCTCGACCACGCCACCACCGGCGACGGCACCCTGACCGGCCTGATGCTGGCCGCCCGGGTCGCCGCCACCGGCCGCTCGCTGGCGGAGCTGGCCGGGGTCATGGAGCGACTGCCGCAGATCCTGATCAACGTCCGCGACGTCGACAAGTCCCGGGTGGGCTCCTCGCCCGAGCTGGCCGCCGCCGTCAACGACGCCGAGCGCGAGCTGGGTGCCACGGGCCGGGTGCTGCTGCGTTCGTCCGGCACGGAGCCGCTGGTGCGGGTCATGGTCGAGGCGGCGGACATCGAGCAGGCGCGGAAGGTGGCCCAGAGCCTGGCCGACGTGGTCAAGTCGGCTTTGGGCTGA
- the rpsI gene encoding 30S ribosomal protein S9 has translation MAETTAETPIEDITEEFAGDATFESEETEYTSESLASRFGDPQPAAGLGRRKNAIARVRIVPGTGKWKINGRTLEDYFPNKVHQQEVNEPFKVLELDDRYDVIARISGGGVSGQAGALRLGVARALNEADVDNNRGPLKKAGFLSRDDRAVERKKAGLKKARKAPQYSKR, from the coding sequence GTGGCTGAGACCACCGCCGAGACGCCCATCGAGGACATCACCGAGGAGTTCGCGGGCGACGCGACCTTCGAGTCCGAGGAGACCGAGTACACCAGCGAGTCCCTCGCGTCCCGCTTCGGCGACCCGCAGCCGGCCGCCGGCCTGGGCCGTCGCAAGAACGCCATTGCCCGCGTCCGGATCGTTCCGGGCACCGGCAAGTGGAAGATCAACGGTCGCACCCTTGAGGACTACTTCCCCAACAAGGTGCACCAGCAGGAAGTCAACGAGCCCTTCAAGGTGCTCGAGCTCGACGACCGCTACGACGTCATCGCCCGCATCTCGGGTGGCGGCGTGTCCGGCCAGGCCGGCGCCCTGCGCCTCGGCGTGGCCCGTGCGCTCAACGAGGCGGACGTGGACAACAACCGCGGCCCGCTGAAGAAGGCCGGCTTCCTCTCGCGCGACGACCGTGCGGTCGAGCGCAAGAAGGCCGGTCTCAAGAAGGCCCGCAAGGCTCCGCAGTACAGCAAGCGCTAA
- the rplM gene encoding 50S ribosomal protein L13, whose translation MRTFSPKPGDVQRQWHIIDAQDVVLGRLATQAANLLRGKHKPVYAPHMDMGDFVIIINADKVHLSGNKKTQKMAYRHSGFPGGLRSVRYDELLDKNPEKAVEKAIKGMVPKNSLGRQMLSKLKVYSGSEHPHAAQQPVPFEITQVKQG comes from the coding sequence GTGCGTACGTTCAGCCCCAAGCCCGGCGATGTCCAGCGCCAGTGGCACATCATTGACGCGCAGGACGTTGTCCTGGGTCGTCTGGCCACTCAGGCCGCCAACCTCCTCCGCGGCAAGCACAAGCCCGTGTACGCGCCGCACATGGACATGGGTGACTTCGTCATCATCATCAACGCCGACAAGGTTCACCTGTCCGGCAACAAGAAGACCCAGAAGATGGCCTACCGCCACTCTGGCTTCCCGGGCGGTCTGCGTTCGGTTCGTTACGACGAGCTGCTCGACAAGAACCCCGAGAAGGCCGTCGAGAAGGCCATCAAGGGCATGGTCCCCAAGAACTCCCTCGGCCGTCAGATGCTCTCGAAGCTGAAGGTGTACTCGGGCAGCGAGCACCCGCACGCCGCGCAGCAGCCGGTTCCGTTCGAGATCACCCAGGTCAAGCAGGGCTAG
- a CDS encoding ABC-F family ATP-binding cassette domain-containing protein, protein MGHVEAGHLEYYLPDGRVLLGDVSFRVGEGAAVALVGANGAGKTTLLRLIAGELQPHGGSVSVTGGLGVMPQFVGSVRDERTVRDLLVSVAGPSIRQAAAAVDEAEHAIMTRDDEAAQMAYAQALSDWAEVRGYEAETTWDMCTTAALGVPYDQAQWRQVRTLSGGEQKRLVLESLLRGSDEVLLLDEPDNYLDVPGKRWLEEKLRETKKTVLFVSHDRELLARSAEKIISVEPGPAGSDVWVHGGGFGTYHEARKERFARFEELRRRWDEKHAQLKKLVLNLRQAASISHELASRYAAAQTRLRKFEEAGPPPEPPREQDIRMRLRGGRTGVRAVTCEQLELTGLMKPFDLEIFYGERVAVLGSNGSGKSHFLRLLAGEHVQHTGTWKLGARVVAGHFAQTHAHPELLGRTLVDILWTENAKDRGAAMSVLRRYELEKQGDQLFERLSGGQQARFQILLLELSGTTALLLDEPTDNLDLESAEALQEGLESYDGTVLSVTHDRWFARSFDRFLVFGADGVVREVSEPVWDEGRVARKR, encoded by the coding sequence ATGGGACATGTGGAAGCGGGACATCTGGAGTACTACCTTCCGGACGGCAGGGTGCTGCTCGGAGATGTGTCGTTCCGGGTCGGGGAAGGCGCGGCGGTCGCCCTCGTCGGGGCGAACGGCGCGGGCAAGACCACGCTGCTGCGGCTGATCGCGGGCGAGCTGCAGCCGCACGGCGGATCGGTGTCGGTCACCGGCGGACTGGGCGTGATGCCGCAGTTCGTGGGCTCCGTACGGGACGAGCGGACCGTCCGTGACCTGCTGGTTTCCGTGGCCGGGCCGAGCATCCGGCAGGCCGCCGCGGCCGTCGACGAGGCCGAGCACGCGATCATGACGCGTGATGACGAGGCCGCGCAGATGGCCTACGCCCAAGCCCTCTCCGACTGGGCCGAGGTGCGCGGCTACGAGGCCGAGACCACCTGGGACATGTGCACCACGGCCGCCCTCGGCGTCCCGTACGACCAGGCGCAGTGGCGCCAGGTGCGCACCCTCTCCGGCGGCGAGCAGAAGCGGCTGGTGCTGGAGTCGCTGCTGCGCGGCAGCGACGAGGTACTGCTGCTGGACGAGCCGGACAACTATCTGGACGTACCCGGCAAGCGCTGGCTGGAGGAGAAGCTGCGCGAGACGAAGAAGACCGTGCTCTTCGTCAGCCACGACCGGGAGCTGCTGGCCCGCTCCGCCGAGAAGATCATCAGCGTCGAGCCGGGCCCTGCCGGGTCGGACGTATGGGTGCACGGCGGCGGATTCGGCACGTACCACGAGGCCCGCAAGGAGCGCTTCGCGCGCTTCGAGGAGCTGCGCCGGCGCTGGGACGAGAAGCACGCCCAGCTGAAGAAGCTGGTGCTCAACCTCCGCCAGGCCGCTTCCATCAGCCACGAGCTGGCCTCCCGCTACGCCGCCGCGCAGACCCGGCTGCGGAAGTTCGAGGAGGCGGGGCCCCCGCCGGAGCCGCCGCGCGAGCAGGACATCCGGATGCGGCTGCGCGGCGGCCGCACCGGCGTGCGCGCGGTGACCTGCGAGCAGCTGGAGCTGACCGGCCTCATGAAGCCGTTCGACCTGGAGATCTTCTACGGCGAGCGGGTCGCGGTCCTCGGTTCGAACGGCTCCGGCAAGTCGCACTTCCTGCGGCTGCTGGCCGGGGAGCACGTGCAGCACACCGGCACCTGGAAGCTGGGCGCCCGCGTCGTGGCCGGCCACTTCGCCCAGACCCACGCCCACCCCGAGCTGCTCGGCCGCACGCTGGTCGACATCCTGTGGACGGAGAACGCCAAGGACCGCGGCGCCGCGATGTCCGTGCTGCGCCGGTACGAGCTGGAGAAGCAGGGCGACCAGCTCTTCGAGCGGCTCTCCGGCGGCCAGCAGGCCCGCTTCCAGATCCTGCTGCTGGAGCTCTCCGGCACCACGGCCCTGCTTCTCGACGAGCCGACCGACAACCTCGACCTGGAGAGCGCGGAGGCCCTCCAGGAGGGCCTGGAGTCCTACGACGGCACCGTGCTCTCCGTCACGCACGACCGCTGGTTCGCCCGCTCCTTCGACCGCTTCCTGGTCTTCGGCGCGGACGGCGTCGTCCGAGAGGTATCCGAGCCGGTCTGGGACGAGGGCCGCGTGGCGCGCAAGCGTTAG
- a CDS encoding glycosyltransferase family 4 protein has product MKIAFLIHNAYGIGGTIRATANLAGALAARHDVEIVSVYRGADTPQLPVSGKVRLTSLIDIRKDEAGCESDNELQQEPSALLPHPEGSVKAFTRLADLRVSQYLEATDADVVIATRPGLLVYLTECATDRGFLRIGQEHLIHGSHAPGIRAAQDRAIPRLDAHTTVSEADAVTHREHFPDARTHIVALPNGVPADAVEPSESDTKLVVAAGRLIPVKRYGLLVEAFAKVAAERPDWTLRIYGRGPERAALRTQIDELGLNEHIQLMGPHSPIETEWAKGSIAAVTSDYESFGMTIVEAMHCGVPVVATDCPHGPGEIINDGTDGLLVPVGDADGIAKGLLKLIEDDELRRAMGRAARESAQRYAPARIAERFEDIVRTLRPELLPEAPAPAAKAAPAAKPAPAAAPASSLRRTAARLVRPLRRKPAPPAPAPVAAPTPAPLKALRPKASARSTADGGLTVRLPRAGVTGEWLTLVGRLRGTDGTGAGERIVLPLAHPGYGKGPLTAVLDRAGTRLAEGRWDFHVERADDGKRARVAAALVEQARLLTLPLTDDGQVSAWVPYTTAAGSLTLRTWLRPAHAELERIAVGEDSLTVTALLYGDGAVLDPQATTLVAVSPEDSAYDVEVPVTALDGRRLRCTLPYERLLTRRGTARDVWQLRLRPAPGAPLVPVGRLVGDSVDRKRTDVHPARTLTHPERGPVAVRPLFDPENDLTLDVRDVTQATM; this is encoded by the coding sequence ATGAAGATCGCGTTTCTGATTCACAACGCCTACGGCATCGGCGGCACCATCCGCGCGACCGCCAACCTCGCCGGCGCGCTCGCCGCCCGCCACGACGTCGAGATCGTCTCGGTCTACCGCGGCGCCGACACGCCCCAACTGCCCGTCAGCGGCAAGGTCAGGCTCACGTCCCTGATCGACATCCGCAAGGACGAGGCGGGCTGCGAGAGCGACAACGAGCTCCAGCAGGAGCCGAGCGCGCTGCTGCCGCACCCCGAGGGCTCGGTCAAGGCGTTCACCCGCCTCGCCGATCTGCGTGTCTCCCAGTACCTGGAGGCCACCGACGCCGACGTCGTGATTGCCACCCGGCCCGGACTGCTCGTCTATCTCACCGAGTGCGCCACCGACCGCGGCTTCCTGCGCATCGGCCAGGAGCACCTGATCCACGGCTCCCACGCGCCGGGCATCCGCGCCGCCCAGGACCGCGCCATCCCCCGCCTCGACGCGCACACCACCGTCTCCGAGGCCGACGCCGTCACGCACCGGGAGCACTTCCCGGACGCCCGCACGCACATCGTCGCGCTGCCCAACGGCGTGCCCGCCGACGCGGTCGAGCCCTCCGAAAGCGACACCAAGCTGGTCGTCGCCGCCGGGCGGCTCATCCCCGTCAAGCGCTACGGCCTGCTCGTCGAGGCCTTCGCCAAGGTGGCCGCCGAGCGCCCCGACTGGACCCTGCGCATCTACGGCCGCGGCCCCGAGCGCGCCGCGCTCCGCACGCAGATCGACGAGCTCGGCCTGAACGAGCACATCCAGCTCATGGGCCCCCACTCCCCCATCGAGACCGAGTGGGCCAAGGGCTCCATCGCCGCCGTCACCTCGGACTACGAATCCTTCGGCATGACGATCGTCGAGGCCATGCACTGCGGTGTCCCGGTGGTCGCCACCGACTGCCCGCACGGCCCCGGGGAGATCATCAACGACGGCACCGACGGCCTCCTCGTCCCCGTCGGCGACGCCGACGGCATCGCCAAGGGCCTCCTCAAGCTCATCGAGGACGACGAACTGCGCCGCGCCATGGGCCGCGCCGCCCGCGAATCCGCCCAGCGGTACGCGCCCGCCCGCATCGCCGAGCGGTTCGAGGACATCGTCCGTACGCTCCGCCCCGAGCTGCTGCCCGAGGCTCCCGCACCCGCGGCCAAGGCGGCCCCGGCGGCCAAGCCGGCTCCGGCCGCGGCCCCGGCGAGCAGCCTGCGCCGCACCGCCGCCCGCCTCGTCCGCCCGCTGCGCCGCAAGCCCGCGCCCCCGGCCCCCGCCCCGGTCGCCGCGCCCACGCCCGCGCCGCTCAAGGCACTGCGCCCCAAGGCGTCCGCCCGCTCCACCGCGGACGGCGGCCTCACCGTGCGGCTGCCCCGCGCCGGGGTCACCGGCGAGTGGCTGACCCTTGTCGGCCGGCTGCGCGGCACCGACGGCACCGGCGCCGGTGAACGCATCGTGCTCCCGCTCGCCCACCCCGGCTACGGCAAGGGCCCGCTGACGGCCGTCCTCGACCGGGCCGGCACCCGGCTCGCCGAGGGCCGCTGGGACTTCCACGTCGAGCGGGCCGACGACGGCAAGCGCGCCCGCGTCGCCGCCGCCCTCGTCGAACAGGCCCGGCTGCTGACCCTGCCGCTGACCGACGACGGACAGGTCTCCGCCTGGGTCCCGTACACCACGGCCGCGGGCTCCCTGACCCTGCGCACCTGGCTGCGCCCGGCCCACGCCGAGCTGGAGCGGATCGCCGTCGGCGAGGACTCCCTCACCGTCACCGCCCTCCTGTACGGCGACGGGGCCGTCCTCGACCCGCAGGCCACCACGCTGGTCGCCGTGTCGCCGGAGGACAGCGCGTACGACGTCGAGGTCCCGGTCACCGCCCTCGACGGCCGGCGGCTGCGCTGCACCCTGCCCTACGAGCGGCTCCTCACCCGGCGCGGCACCGCGCGCGACGTATGGCAGCTGCGGCTGCGCCCCGCCCCGGGCGCCCCGCTCGTGCCCGTCGGACGGCTCGTCGGCGACAGCGTGGACCGCAAGCGCACCGACGTCCACCCGGCCCGCACCCTCACCCATCCCGAGCGCGGCCCGGTCGCCGTTCGACCGCTGTTCGATCCCGAGAACGACCTCACCCTTGACGTCCGGGATGTGACGCAAGCCACAATGTAG